TTTGGAAAAACatcttttgaaattctaagtagACAGATAAATAGaaacaattttttcttcttaaatGAACAATTAATAAGGAACGAAGGAAGGTAGTATTAGTTTTTTAAAAGTTTATACAATCATTCACATTTAACCTTAATTAATGTGTTGAATAGtctagaaaaataattataagtggtaattaaaattttggattacaaaagtaaaataaatacaaaacgtatacttgaaaaaaaaataataaatatttctaGAACATAGTAAAGGGACATCAATCATGTCTTTAAAGagtcttataattagggacagaAGGGGGATTATTTTGCAAGTCTCTGAAAGGTTAATGATGATGTATATTACTTTAATTTCGTTATTACTCCGGCTGGAAAAAGCATGTGCTCTTACTCATAAGCTAATATGAATACTTTATAAAAATATGCTTAAAACAACTTACAAGTAAGACATAAGATATTTACATAAAGTCTCAAATAATTGCATAAACATTTATGCTATAAGATATCTCAAATAAGCTCTTACTAATGTGGCTCTAATCCTATCAAGATGGTATTTTTGTTCCAAGATTTGTGACAATTGTGAATAGCTTCAAATAGTTTTGAGTAGTGCACGGATACTTCATTTCAACCAACAAAGTGTTGGTCAAGTGATAAATAAGCTAGACCCCCATAAAGATAGGACATGAGAGCACATGTTCGAATCTTGAGAAAAACATTTATTAAAAGATACATGCAACCATTTTTCGAACGGGTGACGACATCCATCATAAACCAAAAAGTACTTGATTTCATCATTAGCATATAGTTTAAGACATGCTTATTTAGAATTTAAGATGTATAACTTCTAGAATTTGGATTCTCTGCACCCCATCTCCCTACAGCATCCATCCAACAGCTTTTGGACTATTGATTTGAATATGAAATGGTTGAgattaatctaaataaaaacttaatttattgTTGAAATATTACATGAGTTGTTTACAAGGGCTGAATCCTCCGGTAGATGGAGAGGATCCTAGTCGTAACACAAATTTTCATCTTTGAAACAATCACTTTTCTCTACCGCGTCTCACGGTGATTGGATTTTTAAAATGTAACCTAAACGTTGGTAAGTTTTAGTACTTAAGTACAAATTTGATTTCGTATAAAATATGTCATTTAGTAGTATTTTAATAAATGCATTGTTGGGCTCCCCATTAAAGTGCCAAAGTGCTCCGTGCTTGTAAAAGCTAAACGCAACATTCAGAATGCTTGGTTATAGGCAACCTCATGGGTAATCTCAATCAACAGAATCGTTAAGCACAAAAATTCTTGGATCTCTAGTTGACCTTGGATCGCTACTTTTATAATCCATGTACTCTGTTACATGTCATTGATCCGTGCCTAATGATACTTGTCTCCAATTAGGGAGATTAAATCACTTAAAAGACTAAAACGGATCTTAATGTTCAATAGTAAAATATAGCTTGTTCAATCATTAAGCTGCATTAAAATATCTCAGTCTCCATTAGTAAATTTATAACCTATGAAACACAATGAACTTCGCATCTAGCTTCATAGCTCGCAATAGACTAAGTACATGTTCACTAAGTCTTTCTACAATTTGATTATAAAATAAACATCAATTATAAAAAGAAGCTTATAGCTTCTGAGATGAGAATTGAATTTAAGGGGGAAAAacaagctgatccaaacatgctataaaagTAAATGGCAATGGTAATAATTGTCTTCATTcattaacaaaacaaaatcaaaaaaatataatgcaTTCGATGGAAGAAAGAGCCACATGTTTCAGAATTTAGATTAGACTGTATACTGATAATTCCTCCATAATCCAGATAAAAGATGAGATCTAGACTACTTAATTTTGAAAGGCTTATATGATAGCCAGTAGTATATCTTTTTCCTGTGTAATGAAATGGGCCAACCTAGCAAGTATCAAAGTAGCTAACAATTTTAGACAagaaaatttttttttacttattggATAAAAGAACTTCAGAAACTACTCTGCCAAATCAAATGAACACAAAACTAAAGATGCATGAAAAAATTAAGGTGTCACAGATTCCTATCTATAAATTCCCACATCCTCTCTTCCATATAAACTCGATCACTATGTCGCCGAGGCATGTGGCGTTCATCTGGGAAAAGTACTAGCTCATATGGTTTTCCTGCCGCCACAAGAGCATTGATCAACCTTGCAGTGTGCCTGAAATGTACATTCTCATCAATCATGCCATGCACAAGCAACAGCCTTCCTTTTAACTTGTGCACTTGGTTCATGACAGAACCGCTTTCGTACTCTGATTGATTTTCAGATGGCAATCCCATGTACTTCTCTGTGTAGAATGTGTCATATCCATCCCATGATGTAACTGGGGCACCGGCTACGGCGCACTTGAAGAAATCTGGATATCTTGACAGTGTCATGGCAGAGAGATACCCACCATAGCTCCACCCGTACAATCCAATGTGGCCAGCTTTTGCAAGCCCTTGTTTAACGAGCCACTCTGCTCCAGTTAGCTGGTCATCAGCATCAACTTGGCCTAGTTTGTGTTTTAGATAGCTTTCAAACTTCAACCCTCGTCTAGCAGTTCCTCTATTGTCTAACTGTAAACAAGGAAGgcagaaaataaattggaagtATGAACTGGCCATATACTAGAATACTCATAAGAAAGAGGTACATTTTCCATGCTACTTGTTATAGAGAAGGGCGAAACAGCCCCTTGTTGTTGCAGATCCTTCCCAAGCTTAAGGGACACTAACCTATGAATTTGGGATATAAAAGCACTGGAACAACCATTGAGCATACAAATGGAAATATCAAATGTAAGGGTGAATACATTTTCTAGATTTAGATTAAAAGTGTACAAACAGGTTCTGTCACTGCTAGGTCTGTCAACATTTTCCAGGTATAAATAGATGGATTGCCCATCTCCATCATGTTACCCTCAATTTCTAGGGGCAATTGATTTAGTAATTCGTAATTTAACCATGTCTAAGTGCACCAAGGTTTATAGATTTTAGAAATTAAATATAGTGTAAGCACGCCAGCACACGCCCCTTGCTGTTACGTAAAGACAAAGGGAAGAACCTTCCCAATTTAAAAGCTAAGGGACAAACCTGTGACCGCAAAGTCAAATGGCAGCAACCTTACTGTTGCGTCGAGGCTCGCCCTTAATGTAAAAATGTATTTTCTAGATTAAAAATGTAAAACAGGTTTTTGTCAACATTTTCCACATATAAATAGATGGATTGCACATCAACATCATGTCACCTTCAATTTCAAGGGGCAATTGATTTAGTTATAGTAATTTAACAATGTCTAAGAACACCAAGGCTTATAGATTGGACAAAATAAATATAGTGTGTGTAACCATGTCAACACCGATGAGTTTCACCATATAGCTGAGAAATATAGAGCAAGATACATGAAAATTTAAAAGCAAGCCAAAAAATGGACCATAATAATGTCAAATTCAGGGAACTGACCTTCCAAACTAAGATGCCTTGATTTCTCAGGTATTGCGCTCTCATGTCAACTGTATTAAGCCAAGAGTTAGAAACAAGCTGTACGCTTGGACCACCATAAACATTGATCATAGTTTTATAAGGTGGAGGCCCAAATCTTGAAGCATCAGGCTTATATAGAGCTCCATACAATACAGTGCCATCATTCGCCTGTATTTCAACAATCTCTGGTGGCTCAAGTTGAAGCTTTTTGAATCTTGGAACTGAAAATGGCTGCTCAAACAAAGGCATGATTACTCTTCCGTCCTCTAATGAGCAAAGTAACACCCTAGGAGGACAACCAAGGGAATCATAGATATCAACAAAACTTTGCATGTGATGATCAAGGACCACAATGTGCTTCCCCTTGTTAAGTGTAAGTCTGGTAGGGGCCTCAGGTGGGTGAGTTCCATCAACATAAAGTTTAGCACAATATAAGTTTGACTCCAGAGGACCATCTAATGTCCCAGTAAAATATAATAGACCTGTAGCCTCATTCACACCAGCAATTTGCTCGACCATCCATTCACCTTCAGTGATGGGTCCTAAACAAGTCCCATTTGCATCATGAAGATAAAGATGTCTAAATCCTGTTTTCTCACTAGCCCAAATGAATCCGCCAGAAAATTTGGTAATTCCTTTATCAAGAGGTGTGAAACAGTCATGTATATTGATCCAAGTGCTGTTTTCTTCAACCAATATATTTTTCCCTTGGCCTGTTCTAATATCAAACTTAAGGATCTTTATTTTAGTATGGTGCCTGTTCAATACCTGAGCTGTGAGAGTGTTTCCATGCATCCAATTGACCCTTGCCAAATATTCCTCCTCATTAGCTTGCTGTTCCTTGCCCCCACAGAGAAGATCCATCCAAGTGATGGAGCTTCCAGCTGCCGAAACAACCCCGAGGCGCACTTTAACATTCGAAGCTCCGGCAAAAGGATAAGGATGGTCTTCCTGTGCCTCCAAACCAACTGAGCTTTTACCTTGGTGCATAATTCTAAAAAGGGGTATTTCAGAAGAATCAACTTCAGTAAAAGCAATATATTTACTGTCTAGTGACCACCAATATCCATTTTTTCTATCCATCTCCTCCTGCAATCAGAAAATTACATGTTAATGATATAAAGTATAAACCATACCAGGCCTGTGAGAAACAGATCAAGCTTTTCGCAGAGTTGGTTTCTGGGAACTATGAAAACCTAAGAAGAGTTGAGTCATATttcagaacctaattattatgAAACTTATCCAATCAAAAGTAGAAGGAAGGACTAATTTGGATAAGAGGCTATAGATGTCAAGATGTACATAAAGAAAATTGTAATTTTAAAGGAAATCTCACCTGAGCTATATATTCCGCAAGCCCACGAGTCTGCAAAATACAAATCCAGTgtcaaattttcaaaatttaagaTTATCTAAATGTAAAATGAAAATGCTTCAACTACCAAAAGGAAAAGCATAAACAGTATGCAATTCTATGAACGAGTAGAAACCGAAAGCCTATAGGATGATCATGAGTAATTGATTCTTTAAAGTTCTGAATCTCTTAATTCAATCTACCCTTATTTCACAAATAAGTATAGAACATTATAACCCTACTAGAGATCGACCCAAGAAGAGAATCAACACTGCATTTAACTACCATTATCCAGGCCCAACGATAATGGACCAAGCTTAGCCAAATTCAGAAGTACGATGCTTATTGCTTCATAATAGAAATCAAACACTTACAACAGAATTCAAAATGGAACGTGCAGCTGATTTGAAGTAAGTACACCTTGGGATATTTCAAACAGATACATTTCAAAAACCATCTAATCTTTTGATTGttacaattaatttttgtttttatgaagATATTTTTAGCTACGAAGATTACATAAGTTCGTCAGGTAAAAATGCAAGATTTATAGACAGCCTTTTATGGAACTCAAATACATTTCGTATCTCAAAAACAGTTAATGAACTTACCAAACCATTTTCTTTCGCACCATGGGTCAACTGCTTCGATTCATTAGTAAATAGATTCAAAACATGCAGCTCATGGTCTCTTACATAAGCAAGCATTGATCCATCTGGAGATAAATGTGGATCAATAATGGGTGAGCTCGGTATACTTGAGAGCTTGAGCTCTGCCTTAGATTGGGAAATATCCTGGATATAAATCTGTTCACAGGGACAAGGCAATAAGTCAATAACCATAAAAATTTGACTATTTGaagttattaattaatattgatGTAAAATACAAAAGGACAAGTATAGAAACATTTCAGTTTAAAGGCACCAACACAATACACCACAAAATATATACAGTTCAGTATAACATTGATACAAAGGtataaataacaaaatataTGCTATTCAGGGATAAGCCTAGTCACTACCAACAGCACTGATAAAATAGAAATCATTGTTTCTAAATTATCTTTGAAAATCAGGTACACGTAactcaaatttttttaaaaaataaattgaagtTGTTGGCAAATAACTCCAGAAGCTGCCATTCAACTATGTCAGACAATAACAGCAAAATAATAGACCACCCTATACAAAAAAATAAGTTCAAACCAGTATTTGAAGCTTTAGTTCATTCATACAGAAGAAGATCTTATCATTAACAGTAACGACATTCTGGTGGTAACATGGTGAGATTATTGGAGTAATATGCAGATCAGTAGATATGTGTCTGCTTCTATAGTGTTCCTACCAGCTTGAATTACTAAGTTGCAACATATTGCCACATTTTCTCTTATGAATAAAAACATGAGAAAACATTTCAATCAATTCATTAGAAACAACTCCAGCAAAACAATGTCACGATTTATTTGGCAAGATAAAGGCACAAACCCCAGCAGGCAATGGCACCATGACTGCTTTTCTTTTTGAGCTTGTCTTCACCCATTCATAGCGCGTCACTCCTAAACCGCGCTCCCTTAACCTCTCCCTCCTCAACTTCTCTTCTGGAGAAATATTACTCTCATCAAGTCCACCATCAGGAGGGCTGAATAACAATTCTTGTGCTTTGGTCTTTACATTAAAAGCAAAAACCTTTCTGTTCAACGTTTGCTCAGGACTATATAAATAAGATATTAAACTATCATCAGGGCTAAAATTTATTGAAGATGGTGAAACATATCCAGGCAGTGGGTATTGTACAATCTCTTCAACCGGGAACAGAATGTTGTCATCAATATTTGGCACGTCACTGAAGTCTGTCACAGGCATTTTAGAAGGCAGCGATTTGGGACGCTTGGGATTCCTCTTCTCGCTCATCAACTGATTGCATTACAAAGACACCAACAGGTATGAAATTGAACTGCAATAGAGCATGAATATGAGAACATACCCCAGGTACTATACAAACAAAAATACATAACTTTAACCACAATGACAACAGCAATCACCAAGCATATTAATAACCTTTCCACCAAGCTACAATTACAAAGAAAATAGGAAGAAATTACAGGATTTTTCAGTACTCAATTATGAATTATCCTCTATATTTGCCTGAttgaatgagtttgtaaggccAAAATAACAGGTTTTTTATTCTATTCTCCTTGTAATTTTCATTGTAAAGGATACAAAGGTATATGAAAAAGTGTGTATAGAGTATAATAGTATACCCTAAAAGCCTAACaaaaccaaaagaaacaaaagggGGGTCTAAATTCTAAAGAAAAGTTAAAAAGCTAGCATTGATATTGACATGCAAATAtgaagcaagaaagaagaggaAGCAATGAACAAATCAAAGCTTATTTATTTGGTTTCCACTTCATGAAAACCTCGTGGGTCTAACCACCGCAACCGGATCAGATCGAAACCTATGTATGCATGTTTCTAGAACAAGATAAATAAAGATACGATTTTTGAATTGATTAACGCTAAATAAAGCTAACCCAGTTTCAAAAATGAGGATTATGGTGATTAGAATGAGAATCGAACCTGAGCGGAAGATGAAAAGGATCTGCCACGAAAACAAAGGAATCGTTAATTGGAATATTTAGAATTGATGAGATGCAGAGACAGAGACAGAGACAAAAACATGGTTTGATAGGAAATTAGGAGTTACACACGTAGttgattggattggattggattgtcTTGTCTGCGAGGTTGTGAGGAGAAGGAaaccagagagagagagagagagagagagagagagagagagattcttATTCAGTTATTCTTCAGCTGGTGGAGTGTTGGACTATTGATAGATTGATAGGGAAACAGAGAAAATTGTAGAATTTGTCTACATATTTATTGTACGGCAAAATAAAAGTTTTTTTGATTttatccttaaaaaaaaaaaaaaaagagggatGAGACATGAGCCAAATTATTTGGTCAATGTTACCCTACATTGTTGTTTTCAGGGTACTAAACTTCTATTCATCAATAAGGATGAGAAAAAATGATAATCTAATTAAACTCTTTGGTCCACACCAACAAGGGTCTTCTAGTATAACTAAGAGTATCTCTGATGTAAGGTTTTTAATTCTTATTTAGGAGTTAAGAACTATGAACTAAGAACTTTatcattggaggtgctgacatggacttcTTAGAGCAACTTCAACCCCAAAATccttatttggtttcttaacacactattcagtgtaacatcccgatctgacgactggcctcacggtaacaacacgagtcttttcagcgcgctttatcctcactcgcgcgcttcctgggaaaacttcccaggaggtcacccatcataatattgctccaaggctagcacacttaaccatggagttcttatgagttgggctcccgaaaagtagttgcaacttgttgttatgagtagtaccaatcaaatctcttatgccctcctcaactgtatagtccatccttatacagtctcggaatacctcttgttcgggtgtgagatcggttcattcatgtgcccctccgcctagaagcctgccaggagccgctccttgtccgtgcctcactgcaccggcgatcactccccgccctcgtcggccccgggcgtcacaggcccaccaacttccacttggttcgtccccgaaccacaccgtactgggagaggtcggctctgataccaattgtaacatcccgatctgacgactggcctcacggtaacaacacgagtcttttcagcgcgctttatcctcactcgcgcgcttcctgggaaaacttcccaggaggtcacccatcataatattgctccaaggctagcacacttaaccatggagttcttatgagttgggctcccgaaaagtagttgcaacttgttgttatgagtagtaccaatcaaatctcttatgccctcctcaactgtatagtccatccttatacagtctcggaatacctcttgttcgggtgtgagatcggttcattcatgtgcccctccgcctagaagcctgccaggagccgctccttgtccgtgcctcactgcaccggcgatcactccccgccctcgtcggccccgggcgtcacaggcttgatcataaacaaaattacctcggtacgtgttgcgctcatcttcaacaatcatgttgtgcaatatgatgcaagcatacattattgacttcatctcattcggatgccaaaagcgtgatggaccacgaactattgcaaaccgagattggagaacgttgaatgcacgttcaacgtcctttcttgctgcttcttgccttttcataaatttttgccttttttctccttgtggcattgggatggtcttcacaaatgtaGCCCACGGGGGATAGATACCGTCTGCTAGATAGTATCGCATGTTATACATTGTTTCATTCACGCTAAAGTTCACCATAGGAGCATTTCCACTCAAAACCTCATTAAAAACAGAAGATTGATTTAGCACATTAATGTCATTGTTAGAAcctgcaatgccaaaaaatgcatgccaaatccacaagtcttgtgatgccactgcttcaagcatgattgtgggctttccatgatcacctcgggtgaattgacctttccacgcaactggacaattcttccattctcaatgcatacaatcaatagaacccaacatacctggaaatccacgagactccccccattgaagtaagcgggtaatgtcttcctggttcgggcgcctcaagtatgtttcaccaaatactgcacacacaccttcTACAAAAAAATTTAagcactcaattgcagtactttcaccaattcGAACGTACTCGTCAACACTGTCAGCAGGTGATCCGTACACCAACATACGAATAACGGCggtgcacttttgtaatggtgacAGGCCTTGTCTTCCAACTTCATCAACAGACATTAAAAAGTACGGATTATGAGACCTAAGGGCCCCTACAATTCTGAGGAACACATGCTTTTGCATTCGAAACCTTCGCCGGAAAAGCTCTTCCGTGTACACGGGATTTTCAGAGAAGTAGTCCTTCCACAACCGCTCGTTCCCAGCTTCACGATCTCTCTTTATCACCTTTCTTGTTCGCTTGGGCCTAACGGTGTTGGCATGTTGTTGATAAAACTCCATCTCCTCCTGCATCATATCTTCTATAGTCGTGTCATTCATAATATCGTCAATAATTACGTCGTAAATGTCCAAGTCGGCCATATTGTTTGGATCCATTCTATG
This is a stretch of genomic DNA from Lotus japonicus ecotype B-129 chromosome 1, LjGifu_v1.2. It encodes these proteins:
- the LOC130744057 gene encoding uncharacterized protein LOC130744057 — protein: MDPNNMADLDIYDVIIDDIMNDTTIEDMMQEEMEFYQQHANTVRPKRTRKVIKRDREAGNERLWKDYFSENPVYTEELFRRRFRMQKHVFLRIVGALRSHNPYFLMSVDEVGRQGLSPLQKCTAVIRMLVYGSPADSVDEYVRIGESTAIECLNFFVEGSNNDINVLNQSSVFNEVLSGNAPMVNFSVNETMYNMRYYLADAWWKGY
- the LOC130743688 gene encoding uncharacterized protein LOC130743688 translates to MSEKRNPKRPKSLPSKMPVTDFSDVPNIDDNILFPVEEIVQYPLPGYVSPSSINFSPDDSLISYLYSPEQTLNRKVFAFNVKTKAQELLFSPPDGGLDESNISPEEKLRRERLRERGLGVTRYEWVKTSSKRKAVMVPLPAGIYIQDISQSKAELKLSSIPSSPIIDPHLSPDGSMLAYVRDHELHVLNLFTNESKQLTHGAKENGLTRGLAEYIAQEEMDRKNGYWWSLDSKYIAFTEVDSSEIPLFRIMHQGKSSVGLEAQEDHPYPFAGASNVKVRLGVVSAAGSSITWMDLLCGGKEQQANEEEYLARVNWMHGNTLTAQVLNRHHTKIKILKFDIRTGQGKNILVEENSTWINIHDCFTPLDKGITKFSGGFIWASEKTGFRHLYLHDANGTCLGPITEGEWMVEQIAGVNEATGLLYFTGTLDGPLESNLYCAKLYVDGTHPPEAPTRLTLNKGKHIVVLDHHMQSFVDIYDSLGCPPRVLLCSLEDGRVIMPLFEQPFSVPRFKKLQLEPPEIVEIQANDGTVLYGALYKPDASRFGPPPYKTMINVYGGPSVQLVSNSWLNTVDMRAQYLRNQGILVWKLDNRGTARRGLKFESYLKHKLGQVDADDQLTGAEWLVKQGLAKAGHIGLYGWSYGGYLSAMTLSRYPDFFKCAVAGAPVTSWDGYDTFYTEKYMGLPSENQSEYESGSVMNQVHKLKGRLLLVHGMIDENVHFRHTARLINALVAAGKPYELVLFPDERHMPRRHSDRVYMEERMWEFIDRNL